From Pleurocapsa sp. PCC 7319:
TAATTAAGGCAAAAGCAATCTCTAAAGATCGTGATTGTATTGTGGAAATGGAGCAGGAACCGCCTAAGTTTTTAATGTTTGAAGGTGAGGTAGAAAAACTAGCTAGTGTGTTAAACATTGCTCCTGAAAATCTCATAGATAATGAAATAATATATGGTAATACAGGAACGTGGACTTTACTGGTTCCAGTCAAAAGTGGCAAAGATTTAGAAACTATGATGCCCCAAACAAATAACTTTCCTGAAGTGTTAACCCAGATACCAAAAACTTCCATTCACCCGTACACTTTACAATATTTTGATCAAAATAATCTGGTGGTGGCAAGGCATTTCTCTTCACCGCATTCGGGTACGATAGAAGATCCTGTAACAGGAACTGCTAGCGGAGTGATTGCTGCTTATCTACTGAAAAAATACCGGAAAAACAAAATAGAAATAGATGTACTACAGGGGAGAGAAATGGGAAAAGATGGAAATTTGAAGGCTTATGCGTGGAAACATGGCGAGAAGATAGAGATCAAAATAACTGGTGCTTGCGTTTATAACCAAGAAATGCGTGTCAACATCTAAAAAAATTAATGTTGGTTATTAAGTTGAATTTGGGAACAATAACAGTGTAAACCCTGAAATATTTGTTGTTTAATTCTCGATCTTCTAAATAACATGAACCTAATTAGAGTTTTTACTATCGCCAATAATGGCTTTAAAGAAGTTATCCGCGATCGCATCCTCTACTTTCTGGGTTTTTTCTCCCTATTACTGATTTTGGCTCAAAGAATTATTCCTGAAATAGCAGCGGGTACTCACGAAAAAATTCTCTTAGATTTTGGCATTGGGGCGATCGCTATTCTGAGCGTAGTGGTAGCAATTTTTGTAGGTACAGCATTAATCAATAAAGAAATCGAAAAACGTACGCTATTAATGCTAATTCCCAAGCCAATTAGCCGTGCTGAACTGATATTAGGTAAACACTTAGGACTTACCATAGTGTTAGCGATCATGATCACGATCATGATGGCAATCTATTTAGCCATGCTCAGTTTTTCTGGGATTAATTATCCTACAGGTGCTTTGGTAATTGCTGCGATCTACTTGCTATTAGAATTAGCTTTGATTGTAGCAGTAGCAATTTTATTTGGAGTTTTTACTAGTTCAATCTTAGCTACCTTGCTTAGTTTCGGCGTTTACCTAATGGGACACTTTAGTGAGGATCTAGTTGAATTAGGAAAACTCAGCAAAAATGCCAGCATCGAAAGTTTAACAACTAGTCTCTATCTGGTATTACCCAATCTTTCACGACTAGATCTTAAAAACGAAGCTGTTTATGGTTTACTCCCAAATTCTACGGAACTTCTATACCATGCTTTATATGGCTTACTGTACACGGCTCTTTTGTTAATTATTTCTATGATAATTTTTGCTCAAAAAGAATTTTAAGCACTCATGTATAATTAAACAAGCATAATTCTGTTTTTTGGGTGAAATAAGTATGCTTTTAATAACACAATTTCTTCATCACAGCCAAGTTCAATTTTGCCTAAATATTTAAATTTTCCCAACTAGTATGTAGAGTTTCTTATTCTGCGTTACCATAAAATTCTGTCAACATAGCAGTGTCGATAAGCAGAGATAGCTTAATTATTTTTTCACAACCAGAAAATAAATAATTAAGTAAAGGTTTATCTAG
This genomic window contains:
- a CDS encoding PhzF family phenazine biosynthesis protein — encoded protein: MKEIKVLHLDAFTKIKDKGNPAGVVLFKDELKEEEMQLIAKKVGFNETVFIEKCIDADYRFRYFTPEHEMNLCGHATIAGVYALYQYNDLKENLAIEIKTNIGIIKAKAISKDRDCIVEMEQEPPKFLMFEGEVEKLASVLNIAPENLIDNEIIYGNTGTWTLLVPVKSGKDLETMMPQTNNFPEVLTQIPKTSIHPYTLQYFDQNNLVVARHFSSPHSGTIEDPVTGTASGVIAAYLLKKYRKNKIEIDVLQGREMGKDGNLKAYAWKHGEKIEIKITGACVYNQEMRVNI
- a CDS encoding ABC transporter permease, encoding MNLIRVFTIANNGFKEVIRDRILYFLGFFSLLLILAQRIIPEIAAGTHEKILLDFGIGAIAILSVVVAIFVGTALINKEIEKRTLLMLIPKPISRAELILGKHLGLTIVLAIMITIMMAIYLAMLSFSGINYPTGALVIAAIYLLLELALIVAVAILFGVFTSSILATLLSFGVYLMGHFSEDLVELGKLSKNASIESLTTSLYLVLPNLSRLDLKNEAVYGLLPNSTELLYHALYGLLYTALLLIISMIIFAQKEF